A genomic region of Papaver somniferum cultivar HN1 chromosome 7, ASM357369v1, whole genome shotgun sequence contains the following coding sequences:
- the LOC113293431 gene encoding uncharacterized protein LOC113293431 isoform X1, with translation MGGYQFTILLPFFIVFIVLNSKLGNSQLPDPSADGVCKGVDCVQGKCKPSNRLLLPFDCDCNPGWKKLQFGDLTWPICMVPNCTMNFDCGGIPVPTPTLPPQNTTATCLWCGDGTCVKDGDADVCQCSQGSANLLNKKDLPCFKECSFGADCINLGFDFGSPPAPGTENGTSPPPPSSTSFGLNKTGQGSGSAHDAPSSTGARQTLTTLVVVGAFLSWF, from the exons ATGGGCGGTTACCAATTCAcaattcttcttcctttcttcatTGTGTTCATTGTTTTGAATTCCAAACTTGGTAATTCTCAGTTACCAGACCCTTCGGCAG ATGGGGTGTGCAAGGGCGTAGATTGTGTACAAGGAAAATGTAAGCCTTCAAATAGATTATTACTAccttttgattgtgattgtaatCCTGGTTGGAAGAAGCTTCAGTTTGGCGATTTGACATGGCCTATATGCATGGTTCCTAATT GCACAATGAATTTTGATTGCGGCGGCATACCGGTGCCCACTCCGACACTCCCTCCTCAAAATACTACAGCCA CTTGTTTATGGTGTGGGGATGGAACTTGTGTTAAAGATGGAGATGCCGATGTTTGTCAGTGCAGTCAAGGGTCAGCTAATCTCTTGAACAAGAAGGACTTGCCTTGCTTTAAAGAAT GTTCTTTTGGAGCAGATTGTATCAACCTAGGATTTGATTTTGGCTCACCACCAGCACCAGGGACAGAAAATGGTACGTCACCACCTCCTCCAAGTTCCACTTCTTTTGGACTAAACAAAACTG GACAAGGATCAGGGTCAGCTCATGATGCACCAAGTTCCACAGGAGCTCGTCAAACACTAACCACGCTCGTTGTGGTTGGGGCATTTCTTTCATGGTTCTAA
- the LOC113293431 gene encoding uncharacterized protein LOC113293431 isoform X2, translating to MGGYQFTILLPFFIVFIVLNSKLGNSQLPDPSADGVCKGVDCVQGKCKPSNRLLLPFDCDCNPGWKKLQFGDLTWPICMVPNCTMNFDCGGIPVPTPTLPPQNTTATCLWCGDGTCVKDGDADVCQCSQGSANLLNKKDLPCFKECSFGADCINLGFDFGSPPAPGTENGQGSGSAHDAPSSTGARQTLTTLVVVGAFLSWF from the exons ATGGGCGGTTACCAATTCAcaattcttcttcctttcttcatTGTGTTCATTGTTTTGAATTCCAAACTTGGTAATTCTCAGTTACCAGACCCTTCGGCAG ATGGGGTGTGCAAGGGCGTAGATTGTGTACAAGGAAAATGTAAGCCTTCAAATAGATTATTACTAccttttgattgtgattgtaatCCTGGTTGGAAGAAGCTTCAGTTTGGCGATTTGACATGGCCTATATGCATGGTTCCTAATT GCACAATGAATTTTGATTGCGGCGGCATACCGGTGCCCACTCCGACACTCCCTCCTCAAAATACTACAGCCA CTTGTTTATGGTGTGGGGATGGAACTTGTGTTAAAGATGGAGATGCCGATGTTTGTCAGTGCAGTCAAGGGTCAGCTAATCTCTTGAACAAGAAGGACTTGCCTTGCTTTAAAGAAT GTTCTTTTGGAGCAGATTGTATCAACCTAGGATTTGATTTTGGCTCACCACCAGCACCAGGGACAGAAAATG GACAAGGATCAGGGTCAGCTCATGATGCACCAAGTTCCACAGGAGCTCGTCAAACACTAACCACGCTCGTTGTGGTTGGGGCATTTCTTTCATGGTTCTAA
- the LOC113299694 gene encoding katanin p60 ATPase-containing subunit A1-like, whose amino-acid sequence MVGTLSGLQDHLRLAREYANEGLYDTSVIFFDGAIAQINKHMSSLDDPLIRAKWMNCKKALTDEIETVKQLDTERRNLKESLGNNSTNIRRANSPPISTKGSFVFQPLDEYPTSSNAPPIDDPDVWAPPNRGDNGNRRGPNTRQMGTRKSAQDPTWARSSSTRGGAATGRGGKATNSARSTGAGVRSSVASGTTGKKAAGSSKSNSGKSESATDESEEKKRPEYEGPDPELAAMLERDVLETSPGVRWDDVAGLKDAKRLLEEAVVLPLWMPEYFQGIRRPWKGVLMFGPPGTGKTLLAKAVATECGTTFFNVSSATLASKWRGESERMVRCLFDLARSYAPSTIFIDEIDSLCNSRGASGEHESSRRVKSELLVQVDGVNASTPGDDGARKIVMVLAATNFPWDIDEALRRRLEKRIYIPLPNFESRKELIKINLKTVEVAPDVNIDDVARRTEGYSGDDLTNVCRDASLNGMRRKIAGKTRDEIKSMAKDDISNDPVAMCDFEEALKKVQRSVSPADIERHEKWFHEFGSA is encoded by the exons ATGGTAGGAACACTTTCAGGTCTACAAGATCATCTAAGATTAGCTAGAGAATATGCCAATGAAGGTCTTTATGATACCTCAGTTATCTTCTTTGATGGTGCAATTGCTCAGATCAACAA GCATATGAGTTCACTAGATGATCCATTAATACGAGCGAAATGGATGAACTGCAAAAAAGCATTAACAGATGAGATAGAAACAGTAAAACAATTAGATACAGAGAGAAGGAATTTGAAAGAATCATTAGGAAATAATAGTACTAATATTAGACGTGCTAATTCACCACCAATTTCAACTAAGGGTTCATTTGTTTTTCAACCACTTGATGAATATCCAACTTCTTCGAATGCACCACCAATTGATGATCCTGATGTTTGGGCACCACCTAATCGAGGAGATAATGGAAATAGAAGAGGACCTAATACTAGACAAATGGGTACGAGAAAATCAGCTCAAGATCCTACTTGGGCTCGTAGTAGTTCCACTAGAGGTGGAGCTGCTACTGGTCGTGGTGGAAAGGCGACTAATAGTGCTAGATCTACTGGGGCTGGAGTTCGATCATCAGTTGCTTCTGGAACTACTGGAAAGAAAGCTGCTGGTTCTAGCAAATCCAATTCGGGCAAGAGTGAATCAGCG ACCGATGAATctgaagagaagaagaggccAGAGTATGAAGGGCCTGATCCTGAATTGGCGGCGATGCTTGAGAGAGATGTCTTGGAGACCAGTCCTGGAGTTAGATGGGATGATGTTGCTGGACTTAAAGACGCCAAAAGACTTTTGGAGGAAGCTGTTGTTCTTCCTTTATGGATGCCCGAGTATTTCCAG GGAATTAGAAGGCCATGGAAAGGTGTGCTTATGTTTGGTCCGCCTGGTACTGGAAAGACACTCTTGGCTAAGGCAGTTGCTACAGAGTGCGGCACAACATTTTTCAATGTTTCCTCTGCTACTTTAGCTTCAAAATGGCGTGGGGAGAGTGAACGTATGGTTCGGTGCTTGTTTGATCTGGCCAGATCTTACGCACCAAGCACAATCTTCATTGACGAGATTGATTCTCTTTGCAATTCCAGAGG GGCATCAGGGGAGCATGAATCTTCGAGAAGGGTGAAGTCGGAACTTCTTGTACAGGTAGATGGAGTCAATGCAAGCACTCCTGGCGATGATGGTGCACGCAAAATAGTGATGGTCTTGGCAGCTACCAACTTTCCATGGGATATCGATGAGGCTCTTAG GAGGAGGCTGGAAAAGAGAATATATATCCCTCTCCCGAATTTCGAGAGTCGAAAAGAGCTTATCAAGATTAATTTGAAAACTGTTGAG GTGGCCCCTGATGTTAACATTGACGATGTAGCCCGACGAACAGAGGGATACAGTGGGGACGATCTCACAAATGTTTGCCGAGATGCATCTTTAAATGGAATGAGGCGTAAGATAGCAGGTAAGACACGTGATGAAATCAAGAGCATGGCGAAGGATGATATATCAAATGACCCAGTTGCAATGTGTGATTTCGAAGAAGCTCTAAAGAAAGTTCAAAGAAGTGTTTCTCCAGCTGATATAGAACGCCATGAAAAGTGGTTCCATGAGTTTGGATCTGCATGA